Part of the Anaerobaca lacustris genome is shown below.
GCGTCGATGTCCTTGCGTTCGAGCAGCTTGCGGAAATCGCTGTAGCCGTCCGCATCGGGGAAGTCCTTCCTGGCGTTTGCAACGTGCCGCTCGTCCACGTCGCAGACCGCGACGACCCTGCCGAACCGCTGGGCGTTGCGGGCGTCGCCCCGGCCCTGTCCGCCGCAGCCGATCAGCCCCAGGCGAACCGTCTCGCTCGGCGACGACGCCGACGGTTGCGGCCCCTGCTGGGCGGCGCATTCCTCGGCGAACCAGCCCGGCAGCGACGATCCGGCGGCCACCAGACCCGCGGCCTTGAGGAAACTGCGACGTGTGGCGCTCGAATTTCTATCGATCATGACAACCTCCTTATGATGGCATCGTGAACCAGGACAAGCCAACGCAGCGGCCGCACAACAACCCCAGCCGCAACAGTCCCATCATACCCCCATCCCCCCACCGCCTCAAGGCCCTGCCTATGAAGCACCCAGCCCCCTGAGAATCTTCTTTGCCAGAGGTTCCTTGATCTCGGTGTGCCGAGGCACCGCTTCGATGGCGCCCGTCCTGGGGTTGATCCATAGCGCGTGAGACGCGCCTTCTCGTTTCAGGACGCAGCCGGCGATCCGGAGCCTCTTCTCCAACTCTCGTCGTTTCATCCGATCGCGATCTTCTCTTCGATGGCATCGTCACCCAGCCCACGGCGAATATCTGCCAGCCGGTCCTCCAGGATCAGAACGATCGCCTGCTTGAGGCTCTCTTTCGCTTCGGCCACCGTCTCGCCCTGACCGTTGGCGCCGGATACCTCCGGACAGATCGCCCAATAACCGCCCTCCGGCGAACTCTCAATTACCGCCGTAAATTCGCCCTTCATACACTACCCTTTCCGGTTGTCCGATGCCATGCTGCCCACACACGTCCACCTCAACCTATAGTACCATCATACCCCCATCTCCCCACCGCTTCAACCCTCGCCTGCCGCCGGGCCGGGACAAATACGCTCGCTTGGCTCTGCCGTTCAATACCCCAATCGGCCCCATGTGGCCACCTGCATCTTCTGCA
Proteins encoded:
- a CDS encoding type II toxin-antitoxin system HicB family antitoxin — translated: MKGEFTAVIESSPEGGYWAICPEVSGANGQGETVAEAKESLKQAIVLILEDRLADIRRGLGDDAIEEKIAIG
- a CDS encoding type II toxin-antitoxin system HicA family toxin, whose amino-acid sequence is MKRRELEKRLRIAGCVLKREGASHALWINPRTGAIEAVPRHTEIKEPLAKKILRGLGAS